A window of the Trichoplusia ni isolate ovarian cell line Hi5 chromosome 4, tn1, whole genome shotgun sequence genome harbors these coding sequences:
- the LOC113493173 gene encoding pro-resilin translates to MPHIITAPLCKLLAQINEKLKIYKNLSLVYRTALSSPKMAHIKLVVASALLMLSLAAATPKHRKREAPLSSSYLPPSHGGGGHGGGGGGGGYSSGGGGGYSSGGGGGYSGGGGHGGGGGGYSGGGGHGGSGGGGHGGSGGGGHGSGGHGGGGGGGGYPSAGPSTSYGPPKPSYGPPPKPSYGPPKPSYGPPKPSYGPPKPSYGPPKPSYGPPKPSYGPPKPSNSYGPPPSKPSSSYGAPARPPATSYGVPTGPSTTYGAPKPSKPSSSYGAPSSSYGAPSSSYGAPAAAPSSSYGAPSAGPSSSYGAPSPPSSSYGAPSSAPSSSYGAPSPPSSSYGAPASPPSSSYGAPAAVPSSSYGAPSSGGSSGGFSSSGFGSSGFGSSGSGGSSFGSSGPSSSYGAPASPPSSSYGAPASPPSSSYGAPASPPSSSYGAPTSTSYGAPSSGGGGGSGGYSSGGGGHSGGHSGGSGGGGGGYSSGGSGGYSSGGSGGGYSSGGSGGGYSSGGGHSSGGGGGGYSSGGGGGGGYSSGGSDSYSSGGSGGHGGGVPPTISQSYDSNGGYVY, encoded by the exons atgccaCATATCATCACAGCACCACTTTGCAAACTCCTGgctcaaataaatgaaaaactgaAAATCTATAAGAATTTATCTCTTGTTTACAGAACGGCACTCTCGTCCCCCAAGATGGCGCACATCAAGCTGGTG gTGGCATCGGCCCTGCTGATGCTGTCCCTGGCCGCTGCGACGCCCAAGCACCGAAAGCGTGAAG CTCCGCTGAGCTCCTCGTACCTGCCACCTTCACACGGAGGCGGTGGCCacggcggtggcggcggcggcggtggatACAGCAGCGGCGGCGGAGGAGGGTACAGCAGTGGAGGCGGGGGTGGATACAGCGGGGGCGGCGGTCACGGAGGTGGGGGCGGTGGATACAGCGGGGGCGGCGGCCACGGAGGCAGCGGTGGCGGCGGACacggcggcagcggcggcggtgGCCACGGGAGCGGCGGCCACGgaggtggcggcggcggcggtggctaCCCAAGTGCCGGACCATCCACCAGTTACGGGCCCCCTAAACCTAGCTATGGGCCACCCCCTAAACCCAGCTATGGACCTCCAAAGCCCAGTTACGGACCACCCAAACCTAGCTACGGTCCACCCAAACCTAGCTACGGACCACCTAAGCCCAGCTACGGTCCTCCCAAACCAAGCTACGGACCACCGAAACCGTCCAACAGCTATGGACCTCCTCCATCCAAGCCTTCCAGCTCTTATGGAGCCCCGGCTAGACCTCCAGCGACCAGCTACGGCGTCCCAACTGGACCATCAACTACTTATGGTGCACCTAAACCATCGAAGCCATCCAGCTCGTACGGCGCTCCCTCCAGCTCGTACGGCGCTCCCTCCAGCTCGTACGGCGCCCCAGCTGCGGCACCATCCAGCTCTTACGGAGCACCTTCAGCAGGTCCCTCCAGCTCGTACGGCGCTCCTTCTCCTCCGTCCTCGTCTTACGGCGCCCCATCCTCCGCCCCCTCCAGCTCGTACGGAGCTCCTTCTCCACCATCCAGCTCCTATGGCGCTCCGGCGTCCCCTCCATCCTCGTCTTACGGAGCTCCCGCCGCAGTACCATCCTCATCATACGGCGCTCCGTCATCTGGTGGTAGCAGCGGTGGATTCAGTAGCAGCGGTTTCGGTAGCAGTGGCTTTGGAAGCAGCGGTTCAGGAGGCAGTAGCTTCGGTTCTAGCGGTCCATCATCGAGCTACGGTGCTCCGGCTAGCCCGCCATCCAGCTCTTATGGAGCGCCAGCCAGCCCCCCATCCAGCTCCTACGGTGCCCCCGCCAGCCCGCCTTCCAGCTCGTACGGCGCACCTACATCAACCAGTTACGGCGCTCCtagcagcggcggcggcggcggtagCGGCGGATACTCATCAGGCGGCGGTGGACATTCTGGCGGCCACTCTGgaggcagcggcggcggcggcggtggttACTCCTCCGGTGGTAGCGGCGGCTACTCTTCAGGTGGAAGCGGCGGCGGGTACTCGTCCGGCGGCAGCGGTGGCGGATACTCCTCCGGCGGTGGGCACTCCTCGGGAGGCGGCGGTGGCGGCTACTCgtctggcggcggcggcggtggagGCTACTCGTCGGGAGGCTCCGACAGCTACTCGTCCGGCGGCTCGGGCGGCCACGGCGGCGGAGTGCCGCCCACCATCAGCCAGAGCTACGACTCCAACGGTGGCTACGTGTACTAA